In Synergistota bacterium, the following proteins share a genomic window:
- a CDS encoding BamA/TamA family outer membrane protein has protein sequence MKKITLTFVFILLFASAALAAPIIKAIDVEGNVSVVKERILSVVKSKVGEPIDKEKLKEDLKRIYDLGFFKSVSIRVRSYEDGVKVIFIVEEFEPIKEIKIEGNTVVSTDKIRKVMFLTEGMRFNSVFFKHDIERIIDLYRREGYGLIRIMDAGFRDGVLFLKILEPRVKQIIIQGNKRTKDYVIRRYILLKPGEVLNTKKLRLSLKRLEALDYFENVEAYPEPTEKIGWLNIVFTVKEKSTTRLMLGIGYGSQTGWEGEAAFQDINFLGRGIHAGIGLELGEREKYWLRWEDPWMDEKHFSYKIGVYKKDYSDVSWYDPDTGEEKGKYDEEAEGFYIGIGRKLNDKLALYLTLTNENVDITPTSGEAPDKEDVLQGEVRYLTLTLRRDNRDPYLPYSLGDVESLSLQDAGLLGGDYDYTKYWAEVRLYWPFKLNEWLGIEIGSPIEEGKPWILATRVRYGDSSGTVPYFEKYFLGGANTLRGYPRDYLFGDKVFLANLELRVPLDKGLELVVFNDWGYAWKKDESLSFSDLKRGIGFGLRVRTPFGVIRLDFGRDEEGNTQSYISFGELF, from the coding sequence GTGAAGAAAATCACATTGACTTTTGTTTTCATTTTGCTTTTTGCGAGTGCGGCACTTGCTGCTCCCATTATAAAGGCTATAGATGTAGAGGGTAACGTTAGCGTCGTTAAGGAGAGGATACTCTCGGTCGTTAAGAGCAAGGTTGGAGAACCCATCGATAAGGAGAAGCTTAAGGAGGATCTTAAGAGGATCTACGACCTTGGATTCTTTAAAAGCGTTTCCATAAGGGTTCGTTCCTATGAAGATGGTGTAAAGGTTATTTTCATCGTGGAGGAATTCGAGCCTATAAAGGAAATAAAGATAGAGGGCAATACGGTAGTTTCGACGGATAAGATAAGGAAGGTGATGTTTCTAACGGAAGGCATGCGCTTTAACTCCGTTTTCTTTAAGCATGATATAGAGCGAATCATTGATCTTTACAGAAGAGAGGGATATGGGCTTATAAGGATAATGGACGCTGGATTTAGGGATGGGGTGCTTTTCCTTAAGATCCTTGAGCCGAGGGTAAAGCAGATAATTATTCAGGGAAATAAAAGGACAAAAGACTATGTCATAAGAAGGTATATACTTCTAAAACCTGGGGAGGTTTTAAATACCAAAAAGCTCCGTCTCTCGCTTAAAAGGCTCGAGGCGTTAGATTACTTTGAGAATGTTGAAGCTTATCCGGAACCTACGGAAAAGATAGGCTGGCTTAATATAGTTTTCACGGTTAAGGAGAAAAGCACTACAAGGTTAATGCTCGGTATAGGTTATGGAAGTCAGACGGGTTGGGAAGGGGAAGCCGCTTTTCAGGACATAAATTTCCTGGGTAGGGGCATTCATGCGGGAATTGGCTTGGAGCTTGGGGAGAGGGAGAAGTACTGGCTTAGATGGGAGGATCCCTGGATGGATGAGAAGCATTTTTCCTACAAGATTGGGGTTTACAAGAAGGATTACTCAGATGTTAGCTGGTATGATCCTGATACCGGCGAAGAGAAGGGGAAATATGATGAGGAAGCGGAAGGTTTCTATATAGGAATAGGTAGAAAGCTTAACGATAAACTTGCTCTTTATCTCACCCTTACCAATGAGAATGTGGATATCACTCCCACTTCTGGAGAAGCTCCGGATAAGGAGGATGTCCTTCAAGGCGAGGTTAGATATCTGACTCTTACCCTAAGGAGGGATAATAGAGATCCATATCTTCCTTATTCACTTGGGGATGTTGAGAGTCTGTCTCTTCAGGACGCGGGACTTTTAGGAGGAGACTACGATTATACCAAGTATTGGGCGGAAGTTAGGCTTTATTGGCCCTTTAAATTAAATGAGTGGCTTGGGATAGAGATAGGATCTCCCATTGAGGAGGGGAAGCCGTGGATCTTGGCAACGAGAGTTAGATATGGAGACTCAAGCGGCACAGTTCCATATTTTGAAAAGTACTTCTTAGGAGGAGCTAATACGCTGAGAGGATATCCAAGGGATTATCTCTTCGGCGATAAGGTTTTCTTGGCAAATCTTGAGCTCAGGGTTCCTCTTGATAAAGGTTTGGAACTCGTTGTTTTTAACGATTGGGGATATGCTTGGAAAAAGGACGAGAGCCTTTCATTTTCCGATCTAAAGCGGGGTATAGGTTTTGGCTTAAGGGTTAGAACGCCGTTTGGGGTTATAAGGCTTGATTTTGGTAGAGATGAGGAGGGGAATACACAATCTTACATAAGCTTCGGAGAGCTGTTTTAA
- a CDS encoding OmpH family outer membrane protein, producing MRCLKLVLSAVLLLTLLGGIASGATASLRIGVVDVDYLLNNHPKAEEVRAQLKSFIRKQEAQVKKQIDKLRKTVKDKNKLRQKEAEVYRKAQGEFDKYKRKLLSTLLKDVNLAIREAAKKRGITIVFIKRAVFFGGIDITQDAFAILKKKYGKVK from the coding sequence ATGAGATGTTTGAAGCTGGTCTTAAGCGCGGTGCTGCTTCTTACTCTACTGGGAGGAATTGCTTCAGGGGCGACGGCAAGCCTGCGCATAGGAGTTGTGGATGTGGACTATCTATTGAACAATCATCCGAAAGCAGAGGAGGTTCGAGCACAGCTTAAGAGTTTTATAAGGAAGCAGGAGGCTCAAGTGAAAAAGCAGATTGATAAGCTAAGGAAAACCGTAAAGGATAAGAACAAACTTAGACAGAAGGAGGCAGAGGTTTACAGGAAAGCCCAAGGCGAGTTTGATAAGTATAAAAGAAAGCTCTTAAGCACTCTCTTGAAGGATGTTAACCTTGCCATAAGGGAAGCGGCCAAGAAGAGAGGGATAACCATAGTATTCATTAAAAGAGCCGTTTTCTTCGGAGGTATAGACATAACTCAGGATGCCTTTGCCATTTTGAAGAAGAAGTATGGCAAGGTTAAATAA
- the lpxD gene encoding UDP-3-O-(3-hydroxymyristoyl)glucosamine N-acyltransferase, with translation MARLNKPLKASEVAEVLNGKLEGKDVEIKGVAPLASAGKGDIAFVWTPFSKEDILNTDASALVIPEKIRHLETGKTLIKVSDPKRALAIFLKEFFETKHSLDSGVHELALIEEDVYLGDGVNVGPFTYLGRGSRIGARTIIYPFVFIGRDVEIGEDCIIYPMVSIREGTQIGSRVVIHSGAVIGSDGYGFIPGEGGIEKVPQVGIVVIEDDVEIGANVTIDRATIGETRIGKGTKIDNLVQIAHNVVLGKNVLVAALCGIAGSARIGDGVMMGGQAGVRDHVSVGERSIVAGRSGITKDIPPGSFVSGFPAMDHRKELKIEALIRRLPELFDKVKELEGRERDGEAKDDKKKR, from the coding sequence ATGGCAAGGTTAAATAAACCATTAAAGGCATCAGAGGTAGCTGAGGTTCTAAATGGAAAGCTTGAAGGAAAAGATGTAGAAATTAAGGGAGTCGCTCCCCTCGCATCGGCAGGAAAGGGAGATATAGCTTTCGTGTGGACCCCTTTCTCGAAAGAGGATATTTTAAATACGGATGCTTCTGCCTTGGTCATTCCCGAGAAGATCAGGCATTTAGAAACGGGAAAAACCCTTATAAAGGTTAGCGATCCAAAAAGGGCTCTTGCGATTTTTCTAAAGGAGTTTTTCGAGACGAAGCATTCGCTCGATAGTGGTGTGCATGAGCTTGCTCTTATAGAGGAGGACGTTTATCTTGGGGATGGGGTTAACGTAGGGCCCTTCACGTATCTCGGAAGGGGTTCGAGAATAGGAGCACGTACGATCATATATCCTTTTGTCTTTATTGGAAGAGACGTTGAGATAGGGGAAGATTGCATCATATATCCTATGGTTTCTATAAGGGAGGGAACCCAGATAGGCAGTAGAGTCGTGATCCATAGCGGGGCTGTAATTGGGAGTGATGGTTACGGATTTATTCCCGGAGAGGGGGGTATAGAGAAGGTTCCCCAAGTTGGGATAGTAGTAATAGAAGATGACGTTGAAATAGGTGCTAATGTGACCATAGATAGAGCAACTATAGGAGAGACGAGGATAGGAAAAGGGACGAAGATAGACAATCTTGTGCAGATAGCCCACAATGTCGTCTTAGGGAAGAACGTGCTTGTAGCTGCTTTATGTGGTATAGCGGGAAGCGCACGCATAGGCGATGGGGTTATGATGGGAGGACAGGCAGGGGTAAGGGATCATGTTAGCGTGGGGGAGAGAAGCATAGTAGCAGGAAGAAGCGGTATAACGAAAGATATCCCACCGGGAAGCTTCGTGTCGGGATTCCCAGCTATGGATCACAGGAAGGAATTAAAGATAGAGGCCCTTATAAGAAGATTGCCAGAGCTTTTTGATAAAGTTAAAGAACTTGAAGGGAGAGAAAGGGATGGAGAGGCAAAAGACGATAAGAAGAAGCGTTGA
- the lpxC gene encoding UDP-3-O-[3-hydroxymyristoyl] N-acetylglucosamine deacetylase, with protein MERQKTIRRSVEIGGIGLHTGENVMVVLRPAPPNTGIVFKRLDMKESELIRVSLRECRVDTMRGSVLVRDGTRIFTVEHLLSAIRGLGIDNIIVGIHGSEPPAVDGSAFPFAQKLYEAGLVEQDAYKSFIDLNSPIWISMGDSLIAAFPYPGFKISYVIAYDHPLLKAQFLSYEFSPETFLRDIAPARTYAFKQELGAIWKLGLAKGGSLENAVVIDEDGVMNPEGLRFEDEFVRHKVLDLIGDMAFLGDWIHAHIVAVKAGHELHLRLVSRILEEVDEKGVENRYSYEGSASPLSLSTC; from the coding sequence ATGGAGAGGCAAAAGACGATAAGAAGAAGCGTTGAGATTGGAGGCATTGGCTTACACACTGGTGAAAACGTCATGGTAGTTCTTCGTCCGGCTCCTCCGAATACGGGGATAGTTTTTAAGCGTTTGGATATGAAAGAAAGCGAACTCATAAGAGTTTCCCTAAGGGAGTGTAGAGTGGATACTATGAGAGGTTCCGTTTTAGTGAGAGATGGCACAAGGATTTTTACGGTTGAACATCTGTTGTCTGCAATTAGGGGATTGGGCATAGACAACATTATAGTAGGGATTCATGGAAGCGAACCCCCCGCCGTGGATGGAAGTGCTTTTCCTTTCGCTCAAAAGCTATATGAAGCAGGGTTGGTAGAGCAGGATGCTTACAAGAGCTTTATAGATCTGAACAGCCCTATTTGGATTAGCATGGGAGATTCACTGATAGCTGCTTTTCCTTATCCTGGGTTTAAGATAAGCTATGTTATAGCTTACGATCACCCTCTTTTAAAGGCGCAGTTCTTATCTTACGAGTTCTCACCTGAAACTTTCCTCAGAGACATAGCTCCTGCGAGAACTTATGCTTTTAAACAAGAACTGGGTGCTATATGGAAACTCGGTCTGGCTAAGGGAGGAAGCTTGGAGAACGCGGTGGTAATAGATGAGGATGGCGTGATGAATCCAGAGGGATTGCGCTTTGAAGATGAGTTTGTCAGGCATAAAGTGCTTGATCTTATAGGGGATATGGCCTTTCTTGGAGACTGGATTCATGCTCACATAGTTGCGGTTAAGGCGGGCCATGAGCTCCACTTAAGGCTCGTTTCCCGCATACTTGAGGAGGTGGATGAGAAAGGTGTTGAAAATAGATATAGTTATGAAGGCTCTGCCTCACCGCTATCCCTTTCTACTTGTTGA
- the fabZ gene encoding 3-hydroxyacyl-ACP dehydratase FabZ, with product MRKVLKIDIVMKALPHRYPFLLVDRILLLEEDRVIGLKNVSINEPFFQGHFPGEPVMPGVLVLESMGQVAAVMILNREELRGKFTYLVGLDKVRFRKPVVPGDQLITEARVKRVRKNMGIVEAKSSVNGETVAEATFLFVIRDRLVEEEGKDVGEDRSQSSG from the coding sequence ATGAGAAAGGTGTTGAAAATAGATATAGTTATGAAGGCTCTGCCTCACCGCTATCCCTTTCTACTTGTTGATAGGATCCTCCTTTTGGAGGAAGACAGAGTTATAGGGCTTAAAAACGTTAGCATTAATGAGCCGTTCTTTCAGGGACACTTTCCGGGAGAGCCGGTTATGCCGGGGGTCCTGGTGCTGGAATCCATGGGACAAGTTGCTGCGGTTATGATCTTAAATAGAGAAGAGCTTAGAGGGAAATTCACATATCTTGTGGGACTTGACAAGGTAAGATTTAGAAAACCCGTAGTTCCGGGAGATCAGCTTATCACGGAGGCGAGGGTAAAAAGGGTAAGGAAAAATATGGGAATAGTGGAAGCTAAAAGTAGCGTGAATGGGGAAACTGTGGCGGAGGCAACTTTCCTTTTCGTTATACGTGATAGACTCGTTGAGGAGGAAGGTAAGGATGTCGGTGAAGATAGATCCCAGAGCAGTGGTTAA
- the lpxA gene encoding acyl-ACP--UDP-N-acetylglucosamine O-acyltransferase, with amino-acid sequence MSVKIDPRAVVNPKAEIDDGVEVGPYAVIEEGVFISSGTKIGPYVNLRKGTVIGKNCVIEAGCVIGAPPQHFAYKGEESFVEIGNNVVLREGVTVHRATGEGEKTVIGDDCYLMVGCHVAHNCKLGKGVMAANLVGISGYVQIEDGVVFGGMAGLHQFVRIGERAMIGGLSKVVKDVPPYTLVDGHPARIRGINTVGLKRSGFTLEEREEIKKIYKFLFLSGIPWKEALNRLPLEFPKSRFAIKIRSFILSSKRGVIRWKP; translated from the coding sequence ATGTCGGTGAAGATAGATCCCAGAGCAGTGGTTAATCCTAAAGCTGAAATAGACGATGGTGTTGAAGTGGGACCGTATGCCGTTATAGAAGAGGGGGTTTTTATATCATCAGGAACGAAGATAGGTCCATATGTTAACTTGAGGAAAGGCACGGTGATCGGGAAAAACTGCGTTATAGAGGCAGGATGTGTTATTGGAGCTCCTCCTCAACACTTCGCTTATAAGGGGGAGGAAAGCTTCGTTGAGATAGGAAATAATGTGGTGTTGAGAGAGGGGGTTACCGTTCATAGGGCGACGGGAGAGGGAGAGAAAACCGTTATAGGAGACGATTGCTATCTTATGGTAGGCTGTCATGTTGCTCATAATTGCAAGCTTGGTAAGGGGGTTATGGCGGCGAACCTTGTAGGTATTTCCGGATATGTGCAGATAGAGGACGGTGTGGTTTTCGGAGGTATGGCGGGATTACATCAGTTTGTCAGGATAGGTGAGAGGGCAATGATAGGTGGTTTGAGCAAGGTGGTTAAGGATGTTCCTCCCTATACCCTCGTCGATGGACATCCTGCGAGGATAAGGGGGATAAATACGGTTGGTCTTAAGAGATCCGGATTTACTCTTGAGGAGAGGGAAGAAATAAAGAAGATATATAAATTTTTGTTTTTGAGTGGGATTCCTTGGAAGGAGGCCCTGAATAGGCTTCCGCTTGAATTTCCGAAATCCCGCTTCGCAATCAAAATAAGGAGTTTTATTCTCAGCTCGAAGAGAGGGGTAATAAGGTGGAAGCCTTGA
- a CDS encoding HAD-IIIA family hydrolase, with amino-acid sequence MFILDVDGVLTTGEIVWDSEGREIKIFNVLDGMGLKLLERRGIKVVIISGRISLATGVRMRDLDIREVYQGVNDKLSLAKELASKYEIPREEICFIGDDLNDLPLMEWVGFPVAVKNAVKEVKRIAKYITTCEGGKGAVREVVDLIIALSR; translated from the coding sequence ATGTTTATCCTTGATGTTGATGGTGTTCTAACTACCGGAGAAATCGTTTGGGATTCGGAAGGAAGAGAGATCAAGATTTTTAACGTTTTGGATGGTATGGGGTTGAAGCTCCTTGAGAGAAGGGGAATAAAGGTTGTGATTATAAGTGGCAGAATCTCTCTTGCTACGGGAGTCAGAATGCGTGATCTTGATATCAGGGAAGTTTATCAAGGGGTGAATGACAAGCTTTCTTTGGCGAAAGAGCTTGCCTCTAAGTATGAGATACCTCGAGAGGAAATATGCTTTATAGGCGATGATTTGAACGATCTACCGTTAATGGAATGGGTTGGGTTTCCAGTTGCAGTTAAGAATGCAGTTAAGGAGGTTAAAAGGATAGCCAAGTACATAACTACGTGTGAAGGAGGAAAGGGTGCGGTAAGGGAGGTTGTGGATTTAATCATTGCGCTTAGTAGATAA
- a CDS encoding LptF/LptG family permease produces MRLVDKYIIQALVPPFLFGIAVFTVLLVAGDVLFYLANLVVNQGLSIWVAIRLFLYKLPEVVIMTFPMAMLLSVLLAFGKMSSQGETLALRSVGVSFLRTLIPTLIMAIGVALFSFSFNETVVPITRKAASNVLKYEIEKRKAPPLKENIFFREMEGDRLKRVLYISHMNTRLGYVRGVLIQEFEKGRLARIITAEDGFWDGNAWVFNNGKAYTIDRDGNITSVVKFKKQVMSFGFAPSKVASLGKKPEEMTLSELKSYIKLLRAQGAPSSKLEVRYYERLSIPWASVVFVLVGAPLALKPHRSSSSIGIGLSILIIFLYYVLLSFGQALGDAGEIPPLLAAWLPNLVLGGVGLLLCLRAPT; encoded by the coding sequence TTGCGCTTAGTAGATAAGTATATAATTCAGGCGCTCGTTCCCCCATTTTTGTTTGGCATTGCGGTTTTTACCGTTCTTCTTGTGGCGGGGGACGTTTTATTTTACTTAGCGAATCTCGTAGTAAATCAGGGTTTAAGTATATGGGTAGCGATTAGGCTCTTTTTGTATAAACTTCCCGAGGTTGTGATTATGACTTTCCCTATGGCTATGCTTCTTTCCGTTTTGCTTGCGTTTGGTAAGATGTCGTCTCAGGGAGAGACGCTTGCCTTAAGAAGCGTTGGAGTGAGCTTCTTAAGAACGCTTATACCTACTCTCATTATGGCAATTGGGGTTGCTCTCTTTTCATTTTCTTTTAATGAAACGGTCGTTCCCATAACGAGGAAAGCGGCTTCTAATGTCTTAAAATACGAGATAGAAAAAAGAAAGGCTCCCCCCTTAAAGGAAAACATTTTCTTTAGAGAGATGGAGGGTGATAGATTAAAGAGGGTGCTTTACATATCTCATATGAACACAAGGTTGGGGTATGTTAGAGGAGTGCTGATCCAGGAATTTGAGAAGGGTAGGCTTGCGAGGATAATAACTGCTGAGGATGGTTTCTGGGATGGCAATGCATGGGTCTTTAATAACGGGAAAGCGTATACTATAGATAGGGATGGAAACATAACCTCAGTGGTTAAGTTTAAAAAACAGGTTATGTCATTTGGTTTCGCGCCAAGTAAGGTTGCATCTCTCGGAAAAAAACCAGAGGAAATGACACTAAGCGAGCTTAAAAGCTATATAAAGCTTCTTAGGGCTCAAGGGGCTCCTTCGAGCAAGCTCGAGGTAAGATACTACGAAAGGCTTTCTATACCCTGGGCAAGCGTCGTTTTCGTGCTGGTGGGGGCTCCGCTTGCGCTTAAGCCTCATAGATCTTCCTCCTCGATAGGGATAGGCTTGAGCATATTGATAATTTTTCTCTACTATGTTTTACTATCCTTTGGGCAGGCGCTGGGAGATGCCGGTGAGATTCCTCCCTTGCTTGCCGCATGGCTTCCAAATTTGGTGCTTGGAGGGGTGGGGTTATTGCTATGCTTGAGAGCGCCAACTTAG
- the lpxI gene encoding UDP-2,3-diacylglucosamine diphosphatase LpxI (LpxI, functionally equivalent to LpxH, replaces it in LPS biosynthesis in a minority of bacteria.) has product MLESANLGLIAGEGKLPLFIYERLDSKPVVVGLGSFAEGLKVDLTLDRADIDALISFLKEREVNVIFLAGKVPKTWIFDPSKLTSRSLAFLKSLKERSDHEILRRLVELFEMEGFIVGDYRQVIKDLLAPRGSFGSREPTQDEWRDISYGFNIAKRMAAMSFGQTVVLKKGAVLAVEAIEGTDEAIRRGAKYGGDGVIVVKVVKEGQDLRYDLPTVGIETIKIMKEVKASCLAVEAGVTILLDRDEMLKMASESGIALVGVSS; this is encoded by the coding sequence ATGCTTGAGAGCGCCAACTTAGGGTTAATAGCGGGTGAGGGAAAGCTTCCACTTTTTATCTATGAGAGGCTGGATTCTAAGCCAGTGGTAGTCGGTCTTGGTAGCTTTGCAGAAGGGTTGAAGGTTGATCTTACGCTCGATAGGGCTGATATAGACGCATTGATCTCCTTCCTTAAGGAGAGAGAAGTGAATGTGATATTCCTTGCAGGGAAGGTTCCCAAGACATGGATATTCGATCCTTCGAAACTTACTTCAAGAAGCTTGGCTTTTCTAAAGTCATTGAAAGAAAGGAGCGATCATGAGATCTTAAGAAGACTGGTGGAGCTTTTCGAGATGGAAGGATTCATCGTAGGAGATTATAGACAGGTTATAAAGGATCTCCTCGCTCCCAGAGGTTCCTTTGGTTCGAGAGAGCCAACCCAAGATGAGTGGAGAGACATATCTTACGGCTTTAACATCGCCAAGAGAATGGCTGCTATGAGCTTTGGGCAAACCGTCGTTTTAAAGAAGGGGGCGGTTTTGGCAGTTGAGGCCATAGAAGGTACTGATGAGGCTATAAGGAGAGGAGCAAAATACGGTGGGGATGGGGTCATCGTCGTTAAGGTGGTAAAGGAGGGGCAGGATTTACGATATGATCTCCCCACCGTTGGGATCGAAACCATAAAGATAATGAAGGAAGTCAAGGCTTCCTGTCTTGCCGTTGAAGCTGGTGTGACAATTCTTCTTGATAGAGATGAGATGCTAAAAATGGCCAGCGAGAGCGGGATAGCCTTGGTAGGGGTGTCCTCTTGA
- a CDS encoding ABC transporter ATP-binding protein — translation MEDRGSFKKILALVKPYIPHIVLALICMSAVAGLSLVVPWLVKEMIDRVLMEKNLKMLNIICLLAIGVYALKGAFFFGQEYLMAYVAQKVIFDLRSKLWRHLQRLSLSFFTKERGGEIISRLTNDISILEQSFTSALVDMVVKGVTVVGIIGFIFYINWRLSLISLALLPLTAFIIDRYSRRMRKLGRNIQDSLASLTTIVSEVIGAIKVVKAFAASEKEVRRFEDANVRSFKASLKGAMLRAILSPLVEMVAASSTVVLLWYGGREVIYGRLTPGELVAFLGYIALIVTPLKGLSNVSGKLQQALAAADRIFEVMEIPPEVSESEGAVTMPRIKGEVIFERVSFSYDEEPILREINLRVKPGEVIGIVGPSGAGKSTLVDLIPRFYDPTEGRVLIDGIDIRNVKLESLRKQIGIVSQDTVLFAASIRENIAYGKPEASLEEIVEAAKIANAHDFIIKLPYGYDTIIGERGVTLSGGERQRIAIARAILGDPRILIFDEATSALDSESEKIVQEALERVMKGKTTFLVAHRLSSLRCADRIIVLNDGRIVEEGTHEELLGKRGIYWKLYTLQGSVGEL, via the coding sequence ATGGAGGATAGAGGAAGTTTTAAAAAGATACTTGCGCTCGTAAAGCCTTATATTCCACACATAGTTTTGGCTCTAATCTGCATGTCAGCGGTGGCAGGGCTTTCTCTTGTCGTACCATGGCTCGTTAAGGAGATGATAGATAGGGTTCTCATGGAAAAGAATTTAAAGATGCTAAACATTATATGCCTGCTCGCCATAGGTGTTTACGCTCTTAAGGGTGCCTTCTTCTTCGGTCAGGAATATCTCATGGCTTATGTGGCGCAGAAGGTGATCTTCGACTTAAGAAGCAAGCTCTGGAGGCATCTTCAGAGGCTTTCCCTCTCTTTCTTCACAAAGGAAAGGGGAGGGGAGATTATTTCACGTCTTACTAACGATATATCTATATTAGAGCAGAGCTTTACCTCTGCGTTAGTGGATATGGTAGTTAAAGGTGTTACCGTTGTTGGAATAATTGGCTTCATATTTTACATAAACTGGCGTCTATCTTTGATATCATTAGCTCTATTACCGCTTACTGCGTTTATAATAGATAGATATAGTCGGAGAATGAGAAAGCTCGGAAGAAATATACAGGATAGCTTGGCAAGTTTGACAACCATTGTAAGCGAGGTAATAGGGGCTATAAAAGTCGTTAAGGCTTTTGCTGCTTCTGAAAAGGAAGTAAGAAGATTTGAGGATGCCAATGTAAGAAGCTTTAAGGCTTCATTGAAGGGAGCGATGCTCAGGGCGATATTGTCTCCTCTGGTTGAAATGGTCGCTGCGTCTTCCACCGTAGTTCTTCTCTGGTACGGGGGAAGGGAAGTTATCTATGGTAGATTAACTCCAGGGGAGCTCGTTGCCTTTCTGGGATATATAGCGCTGATCGTTACCCCATTAAAGGGACTTTCGAACGTTTCTGGTAAGCTCCAGCAGGCTTTGGCAGCTGCAGATAGAATTTTCGAGGTCATGGAAATTCCACCGGAGGTTTCAGAAAGCGAAGGTGCCGTCACGATGCCGAGGATAAAAGGAGAGGTTATTTTCGAAAGGGTGAGCTTTTCCTACGATGAGGAGCCGATACTGCGGGAAATAAACCTCAGGGTTAAGCCGGGGGAGGTAATTGGCATCGTAGGTCCAAGTGGGGCTGGGAAGAGCACCCTCGTTGATCTGATCCCAAGATTTTATGACCCCACGGAGGGAAGAGTGCTTATAGATGGTATAGATATAAGGAATGTGAAGCTGGAAAGCTTAAGAAAGCAGATAGGAATCGTTTCTCAGGATACGGTTCTCTTTGCTGCTTCTATAAGAGAAAACATTGCTTATGGTAAGCCTGAGGCGTCTCTCGAGGAAATTGTGGAGGCTGCCAAGATAGCTAACGCACACGATTTTATAATTAAGCTTCCTTATGGCTACGATACCATTATAGGAGAAAGAGGAGTAACGCTTTCCGGTGGGGAAAGACAGAGAATAGCCATAGCGAGGGCTATTCTTGGAGATCCGAGGATATTGATCTTTGATGAAGCGACGAGCGCTTTGGATAGCGAATCGGAGAAAATTGTGCAGGAAGCCCTTGAGCGAGTGATGAAAGGTAAGACGACCTTCCTGGTTGCTCACAGGTTATCCTCTCTTCGTTGCGCGGATAGAATAATCGTTTTAAACGATGGTAGGATAGTAGAGGAGGGAACTCATGAAGAGCTTCTTGGGAAAAGGGGCATTTATTGGAAGCTTTATACTCTTCAGGGAAGTGTGGGGGAGCTCTAA